In Lujinxingia litoralis, a single window of DNA contains:
- a CDS encoding outer membrane lipoprotein-sorting protein — translation MRRVRALFAMLLMLLGTSMYASAQMPDTSAGAEAEPSGDHQPALPELSEVLRKLDRLYLAESSQGRLKMRVVNDRGTRELEVEQWSRGRDQALMVIRSPARESGTATLRSEQGLWNYAPRADRLIRVPSGMLSDAWMGSHFSNDDLMRETSLEEDYRADLRWGVYDGERVLEVELTPRPGAPVVWDKVVYELGAARWLPRRARFFSGDRVERTMEFSEVREMGGRYLPTVLTVRPRAAGEYTRMEYVEINFDVPIDATLFTRQGLRRLARSR, via the coding sequence ATGAGACGAGTTCGAGCCCTATTTGCGATGCTTCTGATGCTGCTGGGGACGTCTATGTACGCGAGCGCCCAGATGCCGGATACGAGTGCGGGAGCTGAGGCGGAGCCCTCGGGGGATCATCAGCCGGCGCTCCCCGAGCTTTCCGAGGTTCTCCGGAAGCTCGACCGGTTGTACCTGGCGGAGAGTTCGCAGGGTCGACTTAAAATGAGGGTGGTGAACGACCGGGGGACGCGGGAGCTGGAGGTGGAACAGTGGAGTCGGGGCCGTGATCAGGCGCTGATGGTGATTCGCTCGCCGGCCCGGGAGTCCGGGACCGCGACGCTGCGCTCGGAGCAGGGCCTGTGGAACTATGCTCCGCGCGCCGACCGGCTGATCAGGGTGCCTTCGGGGATGCTCAGTGATGCCTGGATGGGGAGTCATTTTTCTAACGACGACCTGATGCGGGAGACCAGCCTGGAGGAGGACTACCGCGCGGATCTGCGCTGGGGTGTCTACGATGGCGAGCGGGTGCTGGAGGTGGAGTTGACCCCGCGCCCGGGCGCGCCGGTGGTCTGGGATAAGGTGGTCTATGAGCTCGGCGCGGCGCGGTGGTTGCCTCGTCGCGCGCGATTTTTTTCGGGCGACAGAGTCGAGAGGACCATGGAGTTTTCGGAGGTTCGGGAGATGGGGGGGCGGTACCTGCCTACGGTGCTGACCGTGCGTCCTCGGGCTGCCGGGGAGTACACCCGGATGGAGTATGTGGAGATTAACTTTGATGTGCCGATCGATGCGACGCTCTTTACCCGGCAGGGGCTTCGCCGGCTGGCGAGGTCGCGATGA
- a CDS encoding ABC transporter permease: MIVKLALRNLLRNRWRSVLTAGGVALAVAMMIWTVSFLDGWMGAMVRGTTALESLQVKIERADYVEEPRIDRAFELTEGLVESLERDPEVSAISARARLFGLLGDERRSRVAQVIGVNAVREAGATPIEEAIVQGRWLSAQDRAQGPGEVVLGETLARQLETGVGAELVVFLEAADGSLGNDVFEVVGVVHTGTSTVDRQAAYVHLERAQYLGALEGRVHEVAVGARDLSAAPALAQRLEPVVARALPEEVMAVRPWQKVLPSVAELVELSGGSNAVMYLIIYLVASLGIMNTQRMSALERRREFGVLMAIGVSPRRLFWVVMVETVVLGVLGAVFGVVIGTAVSLYHARAGIDLSVFSAQTSFSYMGVSFSERIYTVVGAGTVLEPPLVMILVSLLCGLWPATQSARVEIAPAISGRS, from the coding sequence ATGATCGTGAAGTTGGCCCTGCGAAATCTGCTGCGCAACCGCTGGCGCAGTGTGTTGACGGCCGGCGGGGTTGCGCTGGCCGTGGCGATGATGATCTGGACGGTGAGTTTTCTGGACGGGTGGATGGGGGCCATGGTCCGGGGGACGACGGCGCTGGAGTCGCTGCAGGTCAAGATCGAGCGGGCCGATTATGTGGAGGAGCCCCGGATCGATCGGGCATTTGAGCTGACCGAAGGACTGGTGGAGTCGCTGGAGAGGGATCCCGAGGTCAGCGCGATCAGCGCGCGGGCGCGCCTCTTCGGGTTGCTGGGGGATGAGCGGCGTTCCCGGGTCGCCCAGGTCATCGGTGTGAACGCCGTCCGTGAGGCCGGGGCGACTCCGATCGAGGAGGCGATTGTCCAGGGGCGGTGGCTGTCGGCGCAGGACCGGGCACAGGGCCCGGGGGAGGTTGTGCTGGGGGAGACGTTGGCGCGCCAGCTGGAGACCGGCGTGGGCGCGGAGCTGGTGGTGTTTTTAGAGGCGGCTGATGGCTCGCTGGGAAACGACGTGTTTGAGGTCGTAGGGGTGGTGCATACCGGGACGAGCACGGTGGACCGTCAGGCGGCGTATGTGCATCTGGAACGCGCGCAGTATCTGGGGGCGCTGGAGGGGCGAGTGCATGAGGTTGCGGTGGGCGCCCGGGACTTGTCGGCGGCCCCGGCGCTGGCGCAGCGTCTGGAGCCGGTTGTCGCGCGGGCGTTGCCCGAGGAGGTGATGGCGGTGCGTCCCTGGCAGAAGGTTCTGCCTTCGGTCGCGGAGTTGGTGGAGCTTTCGGGCGGATCGAACGCGGTGATGTACCTGATCATCTACCTGGTGGCGAGTCTGGGGATTATGAACACCCAGCGGATGAGCGCGCTGGAGCGACGTCGGGAGTTCGGGGTGTTGATGGCCATCGGGGTAAGTCCTCGACGATTGTTCTGGGTGGTGATGGTGGAGACCGTGGTGTTGGGCGTGTTGGGAGCGGTGTTCGGGGTGGTGATCGGGACGGCGGTAAGCCTCTATCACGCCCGTGCGGGCATCGATCTGTCGGTGTTTTCTGCCCAGACATCGTTCAGTTATATGGGGGTCTCATTCAGCGAGCGGATCTATACCGTGGTCGGGGCAGGCACCGTCCTGGAGCCGCCGCTGGTCATGATCTTGGTGAGTCTGTTGTGTGGGCTCTGGCCGGCCACGCAGAGCGCCCGGGTGGAGATCGCGCCGGCGATTTCAGGGAGGAGCTGA
- a CDS encoding ABC transporter permease: MWKIAWRNLWRNRTRTLIIASAIAFSYGLMLISMGVNADSYAKMETLAQEAVGGSVLVHARGWWESQGSDRVLEDPRPLVEEAGALEGVEEAIPRVIIQGLLSSARGNEAVRLSGVVPEREVALNDVREDLVAGAFFDPELEAPLVLSQGLAEKLNLELGDKAVLTASMRNGEVTRALFWVSGLTKTGAAGEAELQAYTTLAAAQQALQMGDALTQIGVVARDSAAQAMIVEALRARVDPQAVEVLNWQDAIPELSGLLEFDAAVNWIYFAVIFLIVLFAIANTFLMAVMERVREYGLLSALGVGPRSVGWLVVWEAFFLALVGLAVGFVIGISGHLTIAYIGIDMAALGAGDIEMAGVGMSELVVRSHLEPGRWLVATLMVLAVVMISAVYPAVRAMRLAPSQAMRFYE; encoded by the coding sequence ATGTGGAAGATCGCCTGGCGTAATCTGTGGCGCAATCGCACAAGGACGCTGATCATCGCCTCGGCGATCGCGTTTTCTTACGGCTTGATGCTGATCTCGATGGGGGTCAATGCCGATAGCTACGCCAAGATGGAGACCTTGGCCCAAGAGGCAGTCGGCGGGAGCGTGCTGGTGCATGCGCGGGGGTGGTGGGAATCCCAGGGAAGTGATCGGGTGCTGGAGGATCCGCGGCCGTTGGTAGAGGAGGCCGGGGCGTTGGAGGGGGTTGAGGAAGCGATTCCGCGGGTGATCATTCAGGGATTGCTCTCCAGTGCCCGGGGCAATGAAGCGGTTCGTCTCAGTGGCGTGGTGCCGGAGCGGGAGGTTGCGCTAAACGATGTGCGCGAGGACCTGGTGGCGGGGGCGTTTTTTGATCCGGAGCTGGAGGCGCCGCTGGTGTTGAGTCAGGGGCTGGCAGAAAAGCTCAATCTGGAGTTGGGGGACAAGGCGGTTCTTACCGCGTCGATGCGCAATGGGGAGGTGACGCGGGCGCTCTTCTGGGTGTCGGGGTTGACGAAGACCGGAGCCGCCGGGGAGGCAGAGCTCCAGGCGTATACGACGCTGGCAGCGGCGCAGCAGGCGTTGCAAATGGGGGATGCGCTGACGCAGATCGGGGTCGTGGCCCGGGATTCCGCCGCGCAGGCGATGATTGTGGAGGCGCTGCGCGCGCGCGTTGACCCGCAGGCTGTGGAAGTTCTCAACTGGCAGGACGCCATCCCGGAGTTGAGTGGGCTGCTGGAGTTCGACGCGGCGGTCAACTGGATTTACTTCGCGGTGATCTTTCTGATCGTGCTCTTTGCGATCGCCAATACGTTTTTGATGGCGGTGATGGAGCGAGTTCGAGAGTACGGTCTTTTGAGCGCGCTGGGGGTAGGGCCTCGAAGCGTGGGGTGGCTGGTGGTGTGGGAGGCGTTTTTCCTGGCGCTGGTGGGGCTTGCGGTGGGGTTCGTGATCGGAATTTCGGGGCATCTGACGATTGCATATATCGGCATTGATATGGCGGCTCTGGGCGCTGGAGATATTGAGATGGCCGGGGTGGGGATGAGCGAGCTGGTGGTGCGGAGCCATCTGGAGCCGGGGCGCTGGCTGGTGGCGACCCTGATGGTGCTGGCGGTGGTGATGATCAGCGCGGTGTATCCGGCGGTGCGGGCCATGCGCCTGGCGCCGTCGCAGGCAATGAGGTTTTACGAATGA
- a CDS encoding ABC transporter ATP-binding protein has protein sequence MSQEQSGKAPLIEVRDVERVYHQGEVEVRALRGVNLRIEAGEFSALAGPSGSGKTTLLNMVGCLDSPTSGEVLVEGEAISGMTRSEAAEYRLGHIGFVFQAYNLIPVLTAWENAEFVLLMQGVGLEERHSILDPLFERVGLADYKDRKPHEMSGGQQQRVAVVRALGSRPKIVLADEPTANLDSATSASLLELMAELNEERGVTFVFSTHDEMVIERAHRVVRLDSGCVVGDERRDV, from the coding sequence ATGAGTCAGGAACAGAGCGGGAAGGCGCCGCTGATTGAGGTGCGGGATGTGGAGCGAGTCTATCACCAGGGCGAGGTGGAGGTACGCGCCCTGCGTGGAGTGAATTTGCGGATTGAGGCCGGTGAGTTTAGCGCGCTGGCCGGGCCCTCGGGCTCGGGAAAGACGACGTTGCTCAACATGGTCGGGTGTCTTGATTCACCGACTTCTGGCGAGGTGCTGGTGGAGGGGGAGGCGATCAGCGGCATGACGCGCAGTGAAGCTGCGGAGTATCGGCTGGGGCATATCGGGTTTGTGTTTCAGGCCTACAATCTGATCCCGGTGCTGACCGCGTGGGAAAACGCTGAATTCGTGCTTCTGATGCAGGGGGTGGGGTTAGAGGAGAGGCACTCGATTCTCGACCCGCTTTTTGAGCGTGTGGGGCTGGCGGACTATAAAGATCGCAAGCCGCATGAGATGAGCGGAGGTCAGCAGCAACGGGTCGCGGTGGTCCGTGCGCTGGGGAGCCGCCCGAAGATCGTGCTGGCGGATGAGCCCACGGCAAACCTTGACAGTGCTACGAGTGCGTCGTTGCTTGAGCTGATGGCCGAACTCAATGAGGAGCGGGGGGTGACCTTTGTATTCTCGACGCATGACGAGATGGTGATTGAGCGGGCTCATCGCGTGGTGCGACTCGATAGCGGTTGTGTGGTGGGTGACGAGCGTCGAGACGTTTGA
- a CDS encoding STAS/SEC14 domain-containing protein — MYELDNPKRGNFVILRVDGRVQGEDYDRVVPRLKRYFEEHGQLNMLVVIESTEGIDAAGVWDDIGVSARQLNSVMRFGVVGDAREDAWIGKLSAPLMGSEVRYFDSGEEEAAQRWVRAGRPASAPGAQL; from the coding sequence ATGTACGAGCTCGATAATCCTAAGCGCGGCAATTTTGTAATTCTTCGAGTTGATGGTCGGGTACAGGGGGAAGATTATGATCGCGTTGTCCCGAGGTTGAAGCGCTACTTCGAAGAGCACGGCCAACTCAACATGTTGGTTGTGATCGAGTCTACGGAGGGAATAGACGCTGCCGGTGTTTGGGATGATATCGGGGTCAGCGCTCGTCAACTCAACAGTGTGATGAGATTTGGGGTTGTCGGGGATGCGCGCGAGGACGCCTGGATCGGTAAGCTGAGTGCGCCCTTGATGGGAAGTGAGGTGCGCTACTTCGATTCGGGAGAGGAGGAAGCCGCGCAGAGATGGGTGCGTGCGGGGCGGCCGGCCAGTGCTCCTGGCGCGCAACTCTAG
- the argH gene encoding argininosuccinate lyase, producing the protein MTSPLWDKGNTDVDRRLMEFTAGEDVILDRQLFIYDIAASIAHVRGLGTITVLSQDEVTRLVESLTSLREAFSSGSFQLDERFEDGHSAIEFYLTQALGELGKKVHTGRSRNDQVLVAQRLFLRDALHRLARNCAAIADVALHRARQERDIPMPGYTHLQRAVPSSLGMWFAAFAEAFIDNGNLARSTASWLNSNPLGTAAGYGVNLPLPRDQVSAELAFERLQVNPIYAQNSRGKFEFQALTALLQALLDTRRLAWDLSLFTTEEFAFVELPDAYTTGSSIMPNKRNPDVVELLRAATSPAVGAINELISLLSLPSGYHRDLQNTKGPVLRALNRGLTAIELIAPLLDALRFSPDALRNAISGPMHATDHAVDLTGQGVPFRDAYRQVAASLDQFANRKPEDSLQARISPGGCANLLLEQLQSRLQQLTQAL; encoded by the coding sequence ATGACCTCTCCCCTCTGGGACAAAGGCAACACCGATGTCGATCGCCGGCTCATGGAATTTACTGCCGGGGAGGATGTCATCCTCGACCGCCAGCTCTTCATCTATGATATCGCCGCAAGCATCGCGCACGTCCGGGGGCTGGGCACTATCACCGTGCTCAGCCAAGACGAGGTCACTCGACTGGTTGAATCCCTTACATCGCTCCGGGAAGCATTCTCCAGCGGCTCTTTTCAACTCGATGAGCGCTTTGAAGATGGGCACTCCGCCATCGAATTCTATCTGACCCAGGCCCTCGGCGAACTCGGAAAAAAAGTACACACCGGCCGCAGCCGTAACGACCAGGTACTCGTTGCCCAGCGCCTCTTCCTGCGCGATGCCCTCCACCGACTGGCACGAAACTGCGCGGCGATCGCTGACGTCGCGTTGCACCGGGCCCGCCAGGAACGCGACATACCCATGCCGGGCTACACCCACCTTCAGCGTGCCGTCCCCTCCTCTCTCGGAATGTGGTTTGCCGCCTTCGCCGAAGCGTTTATCGACAACGGCAACCTCGCGCGCTCCACCGCCAGCTGGCTCAACTCAAACCCGCTGGGAACCGCTGCCGGCTACGGAGTAAATCTGCCACTGCCCCGTGACCAGGTAAGTGCCGAGTTGGCCTTTGAGCGTCTTCAGGTCAATCCTATCTACGCTCAAAACAGCCGCGGAAAGTTTGAGTTTCAGGCGCTCACCGCCCTTCTCCAGGCACTGCTCGACACGCGTCGCCTGGCCTGGGACCTGAGCCTTTTTACGACGGAGGAATTTGCCTTTGTCGAGTTACCCGATGCCTATACCACGGGCTCATCCATCATGCCGAACAAGAGGAATCCCGACGTCGTGGAATTGCTTCGTGCGGCTACCAGCCCGGCGGTCGGCGCCATAAATGAGCTCATCTCCCTGCTCTCACTGCCCAGTGGGTACCATCGCGACCTCCAGAATACGAAGGGCCCGGTTCTACGAGCCCTCAACCGCGGCCTGACGGCAATCGAACTGATAGCCCCACTGCTTGACGCCTTGCGTTTCTCACCGGACGCGCTACGTAACGCGATCTCCGGCCCGATGCATGCCACCGATCATGCCGTAGACTTAACCGGCCAGGGCGTCCCCTTTCGCGACGCCTACCGCCAGGTAGCGGCGTCACTCGATCAGTTCGCCAATCGAAAACCGGAGGACAGCCTGCAGGCTCGTATCTCACCAGGCGGCTGTGCCAACCTTCTTCTGGAGCAGCTTCAGAGCCGCCTGCAGCAACTTACCCAGGCCCTCTAA
- a CDS encoding N-acetyl-gamma-glutamyl-phosphate reductase has protein sequence MNKKTVGLIGARGHTGSELIPLLARHPGIELACVSSRELAGERVSDHVQGGPEGLTFEALSPADVAARGLDAVILALPNGVSETFVTALDNASPTTVIIDLSADHRFDAAWTYGQPERNREAIARATRIANPGCYATGMQLALLPFLDLLANMPHVFGVSGYSGAGTTPSPKNDPEVLRDNLLPYALTGHIHEREVSEQLGQEICFIPHVASFFRGITLTITCDLTRDITPEEALERTERLFGDEPLIQISKTIPLVRDAAGSHQVHIGGFHTSPEGRRPRKTTEGQPAGPTTKGQLTLVATLDNLLKGAATQALQNLNLTLGFDELEGVPQ, from the coding sequence ATGAACAAAAAAACTGTCGGACTCATCGGAGCTCGTGGCCATACAGGAAGCGAGCTCATTCCCCTGCTCGCTCGACACCCGGGCATCGAACTCGCCTGTGTCAGCTCCCGTGAACTCGCCGGCGAACGGGTCTCCGACCATGTCCAGGGGGGCCCCGAAGGACTGACCTTTGAAGCCCTGTCCCCTGCCGATGTCGCCGCCCGCGGCCTGGATGCCGTCATCCTGGCACTGCCCAACGGCGTCTCCGAGACCTTTGTCACAGCGCTCGATAACGCCTCGCCAACCACGGTGATCATCGATCTGAGCGCGGACCACCGCTTCGACGCAGCCTGGACTTACGGCCAGCCTGAACGCAACCGCGAAGCCATTGCCCGGGCCACCCGCATTGCCAACCCCGGGTGCTACGCCACCGGCATGCAACTGGCACTTCTTCCCTTCCTCGATTTGCTCGCGAATATGCCGCACGTCTTCGGCGTATCGGGCTACAGTGGTGCCGGCACGACCCCTTCGCCCAAAAACGATCCGGAGGTATTGCGCGACAACCTCCTGCCCTACGCGCTCACCGGGCACATCCACGAGCGTGAAGTCAGCGAGCAACTCGGACAGGAGATCTGTTTCATACCGCATGTCGCTTCATTCTTCCGCGGAATCACACTGACCATCACCTGTGACCTGACTCGGGATATCACCCCGGAGGAGGCGCTGGAGCGCACCGAGCGCCTCTTCGGCGACGAGCCGCTGATCCAGATCAGCAAAACAATTCCGCTGGTCCGCGATGCAGCCGGCAGCCACCAGGTTCATATCGGCGGCTTTCACACGTCCCCCGAAGGTCGGCGGCCCCGCAAAACGACCGAAGGTCAGCCCGCCGGCCCCACGACCAAAGGTCAGCTCACGCTGGTCGCCACCCTCGACAACCTCCTTAAAGGCGCCGCAACCCAGGCGCTTCAGAATCTCAACCTGACTCTCGGATTTGACGAACTGGAAGGAGTCCCGCAATGA
- a CDS encoding acetylglutamate kinase — MLDTRNTIIRLLQNIGSRKEVEQYLKQFASMESKQFAVIKVGGGVLRDDLEALASSLSFLHKVGLFPIVVLGGGPQLNEALEEAGIETPRIDGMRVTTPDALEVARKVFQNVNLQLVDALEALGTHARPITSGVFEAELLDHDRLGLVGEVRGIHTEGIVSAIRSGCLPILSSLGETPTGQIVNINADVAARELALRIQPFKIVFLTPTGGLLDQYERLIPSVNLTEDYDELMQQDWVHSGMRLKLQQIKELLDQLPLSSSVSITTPGQLARELFTHRGSGTLVRRGESVQCHPSMEKLDRTRIRELLEACFQRQLADDYFELKPFHRIYLTDSYRATAILTLEDGLPYLDKFGVTRKAQGEGLGQSLWARMKRENSKLFWRARSENPINNWYFQESDGTYSAGRWTVFWYGMESFEEMKRCVEIALAMPATFYEHAVADA, encoded by the coding sequence ATGCTTGATACCCGCAACACGATCATCCGCCTTCTCCAGAACATTGGCAGCCGCAAAGAGGTCGAGCAGTACCTCAAGCAGTTTGCCAGCATGGAGTCCAAACAGTTCGCCGTGATTAAAGTTGGCGGCGGCGTGCTCCGCGACGATCTGGAAGCACTGGCCAGCTCGCTAAGCTTTCTGCACAAGGTTGGACTCTTTCCGATCGTCGTGCTCGGCGGGGGCCCCCAGCTTAACGAGGCTCTGGAAGAAGCCGGCATTGAAACGCCGCGCATTGATGGCATGCGCGTGACCACCCCCGACGCTCTGGAGGTGGCCCGAAAGGTCTTCCAGAACGTGAACCTCCAGCTTGTCGATGCGCTGGAAGCGCTGGGCACCCATGCCCGCCCCATTACCAGCGGAGTCTTCGAAGCCGAGCTCCTCGATCACGACCGCCTGGGACTGGTCGGCGAAGTGCGCGGAATACACACCGAAGGCATCGTCTCGGCCATTCGAAGCGGCTGCCTGCCCATCCTCTCCAGCCTTGGCGAGACCCCGACGGGCCAGATCGTCAACATCAACGCCGATGTCGCCGCCCGCGAACTCGCGTTGCGCATCCAACCCTTCAAAATCGTCTTCCTCACGCCCACCGGTGGACTCCTCGACCAGTACGAACGTCTGATCCCCTCGGTGAACCTGACCGAAGACTACGACGAGTTGATGCAACAGGACTGGGTGCATTCGGGGATGCGCCTCAAGCTCCAACAGATCAAGGAGCTGCTCGATCAGCTCCCCCTCTCATCCTCGGTCTCCATTACGACCCCCGGTCAGCTCGCCCGCGAGCTCTTCACCCACCGCGGCTCCGGAACGCTGGTGCGTCGTGGCGAGTCGGTCCAGTGTCATCCGAGCATGGAAAAACTCGACCGCACGCGCATCCGCGAACTCCTGGAAGCCTGCTTTCAGCGACAGCTCGCCGACGACTACTTCGAACTCAAGCCCTTCCATCGCATCTATCTGACCGATTCCTACCGCGCCACCGCCATCCTGACTCTGGAAGACGGGCTCCCCTACCTGGATAAATTCGGAGTCACCCGCAAAGCCCAGGGCGAAGGTCTGGGGCAATCCCTCTGGGCCCGGATGAAGCGTGAGAACAGTAAACTCTTCTGGCGTGCGCGCTCCGAGAACCCCATTAACAACTGGTACTTTCAAGAGTCTGACGGAACCTACTCGGCGGGCCGCTGGACGGTATTCTGGTACGGAATGGAGAGTTTTGAGGAGATGAAGCGCTGCGTGGAGATCGCTCTGGCGATGCCGGCCACCTTTTATGAGCATGCCGTTGCTGACGCCTAA